TGGCCGCACTATGTTCGCAGTTTTCAACCATTTGAGGAACAGGTTCTTTTTCCCCTTCTGGTGTATACAACATATTATCTCCAACGACAAAAACATCTTTATTATCAACTGAACGCAGATAAGCATCAAGCTTTATACGCCCTCTTTGTGCAGATTCTAAAGTCTTCGCTGCTTCACATGTAATATCAGCACTTTCAATACCAGCTGCCCAAATAACAGTTCCTGTATTTTGGCGTTCAACCTTATCATCAGACTTCATTTCAATAAAGTCACTGCCTATAGCAGACACACTTCTATTGAGCATTAATGTAACACCCATTTTCTGAAGACGTCTCTCCACTTTAGCAGAAAGCTTTTCTGGTAATATAGGTACTGTGCGGCTTAGTATATCTACATTGCAAATAGTTACAAGTTCTCTTTCAATTTCATATTTCTCGCAAAGGATTGGCACATATTCAGCAAGTTCACCTACCATTTCAACCCCAGTAAATCCTGCTCCTATTATATGAAAAGTTAATAGTCTTTTCTTTTCTTCAAGGTTCGTTTCACAAACTGCTTTTCTAAATGAATTATGAATATGGTCTCTAAGAACGACTGCGTCTTCATAAGACCAAAGCTTAAACGCAAATTCGTCTGCTCCTTCTACTCCAAAAAAGGTTGGTTTTGAACCAGCTGCAAGAACAAGATAGTCATATTCATAACGTTCACTTTTTCCAACAACTAATTTGTTATCAAAATCAATTGTATTTACAGTATCCAGTTTAACATCAACTTTTCTGCCAGCAAAAATCTTCTTTAAGCTTATTTTTATGCTATCCTCATCTACACGATTTGCTGCTACCTCATGAAGCTCGGTAAGCATAGTATGAAATGGATTTTTATCAATAATAGTAATACTAATTTCTTTATGTTTTTTAAGTTTTCTTGCCAACTTTTTAGCTGTTAAAATGCCGGCATAACCAGCGCCAATAATAACAATTTTCTTTTCCATTGCTTCCCCCTTATGCTTTTTTACTTAATTATTATATCAAAGCCGACCTGGTTAGTCAATTAACTTGGAATTCTAACTTATCTTACAATTTCCTTTTGAAATTTTCTCTATCCCTTTGATTTTCTATATTTTCATTAATTTCTCGCATGATCTCATGCAGAATAGGCATACATATTATTGCCAGTTCAACTGGAAAACATGATTTTATACTGAGATATCCTAATAAACTTATGACTAAGCCATAAAACAAAATACAACATCCTATAATTCCCGTTTTCTTACTTGGCGTCATCACAAACGTATCGTCTGCATACACTAATATAGCTAATATAGGGATATAGAGTCCTTTCACCTCAAATAAAAATAGGGGGATAAACCACTTTTTAAAAGTATGGTATCCTCCCACTAAAGTATTTCTTTTGTATATAATAATCTTCTTATGGTCTTGATGACGATACAGTAGTGTCATCAAGCCCTCTGTTATATGCAGTATGCCTATTAAAATAACAAAATTTACATAAGGCAGTGCCAACCACCCCTTATCTAATCCTAAGTAAATAAAGAGCTTATAAAAAAGATAAAGTATAGGAATACCATAAGATAAACAGGTAAACCTTTTATCAACAAGTGAACATAAGAAACTTATAGGTATTATAAATAGTATATTTAATGTAAAAGGTATTGTTAAGTCATAGATTATGATAAATAAACTAAAAACAAAGCCTAGAACAATTCCTACTAATAATTGATTCCTATTAGGATTAATTAGAATACCCCCTTATGCTATTTGATATCTTTTTGTATCACTTCTATAGCTTTTTGAAGCTGGGTATCTTGCTGATCTTCTAATCTGCCTCTCGTCATAGATTCTATTGGTAAAGATACTTTATAGTCTGGTTCTATACCAATGCCCTGTATGCAAATGCCGCTAGGTGTAAAATATTTTGCAGTGGTAAGCTTTAGAGCTGACCCATCACTAAGAGGTACTATGCTTTGTACTACACCTTTTCCAAATGTTGTCTCCCCCACAAGCTTCGCACGATTATGGTCCTTTAATGCCCCTGATAAAACTTCTGATGCGCTTGCACTATCTCCATTAACTACAACTACAATAGGAATGTTTGTATAATTCTCATCCGCATAGGCTTCATCTACCGTTCCGTTTTTATCCCTTGTTGAAACAATAAGTACTTTAGGAAGCAATTCATCTGCTATTTTTTCTGTAATGTGAAGCAACCCTCCTGGATTATTTCTTAAGTCCAGCACAATACCTTTTGCTTTTTTGTTTTCTATCTCAGTAAGTGCTTTTTTAAACTGATCATAAGTTGTTTCCTCAAATTGGCTGATTTTAATGTAGGCAAGATCATCTTCTAGCATTCTGTAGACTACAGATGGATAAGTTACATTTTGTCTTGTAATTTCAAAATCATATATTTTATCTTCTGATGATCTATAGATCGTAAGATTAATCTGCGTATCCGGAGCACCTTTTACAATTTTGGGAACAAGTTCAAAATCATCTCCTGTAATCGTTTTACCACCAGCTTTAATAATCTTATCCTTTGCTATTATCCCTGCTTTTTGGGCTGGAGATCCTTCAAATACTTCTGTAATGAGTATCGTATTATCAGATGGATCAATAGTCATCTGAACCCCTATACCAGCATAAACGCCACTTGACTTTTCCTTGAAACTTTGATACTCCTCTGGGGTATAATAATTAGTATATACATCACCCACCCCTGCTACAAATCCTTTATAGATTCCTTCCTGCATTTTTGCCTGATCCATATCCCCTACAAAATAATTATTAATTACTGCTTCTATTGCTAATAATTTTTTATCTACATAATAGTACTTATCTACAAATGCTGTACTGGTTATTAATACTACTATTGATAATAAAAAACCTATAGCAGCACCTCGAAAAAAGCCATTTTTTTTCATCAATGCCACCCTCCTTAACATAAAGTGTCTAAATGTATTTTACGTTTGTTTTTCAATTATTATCCTCATAAAATTTTACCTATATTATACATTTAATAAAATGCACGAATAGCTTCCACTAATTGTAAATCATTGTCTTGGCTAAGGGTACCTTTTGTAATGAGTTCGATAACACCTTCTAAGCTATTCTTAATGAGTATATCTGGTTTTACCCCACTAGCTTTTAGAGAGTTATTATCTGATGTATAAAGAATGCCTGTTGATATAACAAGTCCCGTTCTATCTTCTAATGGAATAGTCTCTGTTACAAGACCGAGGCCTGCTGAGGCTTCACCTACTA
This genomic window from Cellulosilyticum sp. I15G10I2 contains:
- a CDS encoding S41 family peptidase encodes the protein MKKNGFFRGAAIGFLLSIVVLITSTAFVDKYYYVDKKLLAIEAVINNYFVGDMDQAKMQEGIYKGFVAGVGDVYTNYYTPEEYQSFKEKSSGVYAGIGVQMTIDPSDNTILITEVFEGSPAQKAGIIAKDKIIKAGGKTITGDDFELVPKIVKGAPDTQINLTIYRSSEDKIYDFEITRQNVTYPSVVYRMLEDDLAYIKISQFEETTYDQFKKALTEIENKKAKGIVLDLRNNPGGLLHITEKIADELLPKVLIVSTRDKNGTVDEAYADENYTNIPIVVVVNGDSASASEVLSGALKDHNRAKLVGETTFGKGVVQSIVPLSDGSALKLTTAKYFTPSGICIQGIGIEPDYKVSLPIESMTRGRLEDQQDTQLQKAIEVIQKDIK